A genomic region of Chaetodon auriga isolate fChaAug3 chromosome 11, fChaAug3.hap1, whole genome shotgun sequence contains the following coding sequences:
- the dennd10 gene encoding DENN domain-containing protein 10 produces MAAPETQLMLSVGLIEKDVNGDTLWVWCYPSVGSDLRQVLLSKCCLTQGGRDFHTFVFGQFCRTWYYITTVEVQEPTALNKVTHFSVVVTAKDFNPEKYAALSRILCRMYIKHGSPVKMMEAYVTVLTKGICQSDENGSFLIKDYDVRKAYLAGSVKDVVSQFGMETVILYTALMLKKRIIVHHPRIEALLEFTRVLPTLTWHRKDWSILHPYVHPTDIELEDLKKCPGYVAGFVDPEVSNRSDLYDVYVNLPDSVITVSQSAKEAMAMGKLHKDIGHLIVQSAEDAERSDTQVIKDISVKTKEILANLVALADECEDSKITLEGLKQHHFPPATENFLFHLAAAEQLLRI; encoded by the exons ATGGCAGCACCTGAAACGCAGCTTATGTTAAGCGTCGGATTAATTG AGAAAGATGTGAATGGAGACACGCTGTGGGTGTGGTGCTATCCCTCTGTGGGCTCGGACCTGAGGCAAGTGCTGCTCAGCAAGTGCTGTCTGACACAGGGTGGCCGGGATTTCCACACCTTTGTGTTTGGTCAGTTCTGTCGTACCTGGTACTACATCACCACGGTGGAGGTGCAGGAGCCCACAGCACTCAACAAG GTGACTCATTTTTCAGTAGTTGTGACAGCAAAAGACTTCAACCCTGAGAAGTATGCTGCACTGAGCAGAATACTCTGCAG GATGTACATCAAGCATGGCAGTCCGGTCAAAATGATGGAGGCTTATGTCACCGTCCTCACCAAAGGAATTTGCCAGAGTGATGAAAATGGTTCGTTTCTAATTAAGGACTATGATGTACGGAAAGCATACTTGGCTGGATCAGTCAAAG ATGTGGTGTCTCAGTTTGGGATGGAGACAGTCATCCTGTACACCGCTCTCATGCTGAAGAAGAGGATCATTGTCCATCACCCTCGGATTGAAGCGTTATTGGAGTTCACACG AGTTCTGCCTACTCTGACATGGCACAGGAAAGACTGGTCCATCCTGCACCCGTATGTGCACCCGACTGATATTGAACTAGAGGATCTCAAGAAATGCCCCG gaTATGTGGCAGGATTTGTGGATCCGGAAGTGAGCAACAGATCGGACTTGTATGACGTGTACGTGAACCTCCCAGACAGTGTCATTACAGTATCCCAGAGTGCCAAAG AGGCCATGGCTATGGGGAAGCTCCACAAGGACATCGGCCACCTCATTGTCCAGTCTGCAGAGGATGCTGAGAGGTCAGACACTCAGGTCATTAAG GACATTTCTGTCAAGACTAAAGAGATCCTTGCCAACTTGGTGGCTCTGGCTGACGAGTGCGAAGACTCTAAAATCACTTTGGAAGGTTTAAAGCAGCATCATTTCCCTCCAGCGACAGAGaacttcctctttcatttgGCAGCTGCCGAACAGCTCTTACGGATATAA
- the sfxn4 gene encoding sideroflexin-4 yields the protein MDPNLLYWKDHGQSLFSRLRIWVSLLDPVSLLASDAEIQKAHTLLGSGEKVDEKDGDPVILSLSSVHADSGAALPLVFRPPALFPVSGPLVFASFLPHSTVKPALFVQLLLQSYNAGFSHANRNSSSEQGKQMSVKQLLLMAGAVSYATCVGALPQILVNRLRVRSAAIQTFCRLILPIPLSAAVAFISVLTVRREEAETGIQVFDSSGNPVGLSKAAGEKAVRETALSRAALFGVSGAVPNLLVLFLHRRRFFQRNSLLVTPLRHISAAVVLGLMIPVSFSLFPQLGTIKKEMVKEELKAAAGDGLLYYHRGL from the exons ATGGATCCTAATCTGCTGTACTGGAAAGACCATGGACAG tctctcttcagCCGCCTGCGGATCTGGGTTAGTCTCCTTGATCCAGTTTCCCTGCTTGCCTCTGAT GCTGAGATACAGAAGGCCCACACTCTACTTGGAAGTGGAGAGAAAGTAGATGAAAAG gatGGTGACCCAGTGATCCTCTCACTT TCGTCTGTCCATGCTGACTCCGGCGCTGCTCTTCCTCTAGTTTTCCGCCCTCCAG CACTGTTTCCAGTATCAGGGCCTCTG GTGTTTGCCAGCTTTTTGCCACACAGCACTGTCAAACCTGCTCTGTTTGTGCAG TTATTGTTGCAGAGTTACAATGCTGGGTTCAGCCATGCGAACAGAAACTCCTCATCAGAGCAG GGGAAGCAGATGTCTGTGAAGCAGCTTCTGTTGATGGCTGGAGCAGTTTCCTATGCAACATGTGTAGGG gcCCTTCCCCAAATTCTTGTTAACCGTCTTCGTGTGAGAAGCGCAGCCATCCAGACTTTCTGTAGGTTGATATTGCCGATCCCACTCTCAG ctgctgtggcctTCATCAGCGTGCTCACTGTCAGACGTGAAGAGGCAGAAACGGGAATCCAAGTGTTTGATTCCAGCGGAAATCCAGTCGGCCTCTCGAAAGCAGCGggagaaaag gCTGTGAGGGAAACTGCGTTGTCCAGGGCGGCGCTCTTTGGTGTAAGCGGAGCTGTTCCTAATCTCCTGGTTTTGTTCTTGCATAG ACGCAGATTTTTCCAGAGGAACTCTCTGCTGGTCACTCCCCTCCGTCACATAAGTGCTGCAGTTGTTCTGGGCTTGATGATCCCTGTCTCATTCAGTCTCTTTCCACAACTGGGAACG ATAAAGAAGGAAATGGTGAAGGAGGAGCTtaaggctgcagcaggagacGGGCTGTTATACTACCACAGAGGACTTTGA
- the prdx3 gene encoding thioredoxin-dependent peroxide reductase, mitochondrial has protein sequence MAATIGRLLRTSARAAAGAWKVTAACQHGASGAARSLSGPALQRACFSTSTSRWAPAVTQPAPAFKATAVHNGEFKEMSLADFKGKYLVLFFYPLDFTFVCPTEIISFSDKASEFHDINCEVVGVSVDSHFTHLAWINTPRKTGGLGNIHIPLLSDLTKQISRDYGVLLEGPGIALRGLFIIDPNGVVKHMSVNDLPVGRSVEETLRLVKAFQFVETHGEVCPASWTPKSPTIKPTPEGSKEYFEKVN, from the exons ATGGCAGCCACCATTGGAAGACTACTCAGGACCTCT GCaagggcagcagcaggagcgtGGAAAGTCACAGCAGCCTGTCAACATGGAGCATCTGGAGCTGCACGAAGCCTCAGTGGGCCTGCACTGCAGAGAGCCTGTTTCTCTACCA GCACTTCCAGATGGGctcctgctgtcactcagcCTGCTCCTGCTTTTAAGGCCACAGCTGTCCACAATGGGGAGTTCAAGGAGATGAGCCTCGCTGATTTCAAGGGCAAATACCTGGTCCTCTTCTTCTACCCGCTGGATTT CACCTTCGTGTGTCCAACAGAGATCATCTCATTCAGCGACAAGGCCAGCGAGTTCCATGACATTAACTGTGAGGTGgtgggtgtgtctgtggacTCTCACTTCACCCACCTGGCATGGATCAACACTCCACGCAAG ACTGGAGGATTGGGCAACATCCACATCCCCCTGCTGTCCGACCTCACCAAGCAGATCTCCAGAGACTATGGGGTGCTGCTGGAGGGTCCAGGCATTGCACTGAG GGGTCTGTTCATTATTGATCCCAACGGTGTGGTGAAGCACATGAGTGTCAACGACCTGCCAGTGGGCCGTAGTGTAGAAGAGACGCTTCGTTTGGTGAAGGCGTTCCAGTTTGTGGAGACCCACGGCGAGGTGTGTCCGGCCAGCTGGACCCCCAAGTCCCCAACG ATTAAACCAACCCCAGAGGGATCCAAAGAGTACTTTGAAAAAGTCAACTGA